A window of Leclercia adecarboxylata contains these coding sequences:
- the lptD gene encoding LPS assembly protein LptD — protein MKKRIPTLLATMIATALYSQQGLAADLASQCMLGIPSYDRPLVQGDTNTLPVTITADNAKGNYPDDAVFSGNVDINQGNSRLQADEVQLHQKQPEGAAEPVRTVDALGNVHYDDNQVILKGPKAWSNLNTKDTNVWEGDYQMVGRQGRGKADLMKQRGENRYTILENGTFTSCLPGSDTWSVVGSEVIHDREEQVAEIWNARFKLGPVPVFYSPYLQLPVGDKRRSGFLIPNAKYSTSNYFEFYLPYYWNIAPNMDATITPHYIHKRGNIMWENEFRYLTQAGEGLMELDYLPSDKVFQDEHPTEGDKHRWLYYWQHAGVMDQVWRFNVNYTKVSDPYYFNDFTSKYGSSTDGYATQIFSAGYAVKNFDATVSTRQFQVFSSQNASTYGAEPQLDVNWYQNDVGPFDTRIYGQAVHFVNTNSDMPEATRIHLEPTINLPVSNDWASLDTEVKLMATHYQQDNLETYNANNGTHLEESVNRTLPQFKMDGKLIFERDMNWSEGWTQTLEPRAQYLYVPYRDQSNINNYDSSLLQSDYSGLFRDRTYGGLDRIASANQVTTGVTTRVFDDAAVERFNASIGQIYYFTESRTGDDYINWEKDDKTGSLVWAGDTYWRMTDRWGLRGGLQYDTRLDNIATSSATVEYRRDEDRMVQLSYRYASPEYIQATLPNFSTAEQYKEGISQVGGTASWPIADRWSVVGAYYFDTNQSKSADQMLGLQYNSCCYAIRVGYERKLNGWDPDKGQSEYDNVIGFNIELRGLSSNYGLGTQQMLRSPILPYRSSL, from the coding sequence ATGAAAAAACGTATCCCCACCCTCCTGGCCACGATGATAGCTACGGCTCTGTATAGTCAACAGGGTCTGGCAGCCGATCTCGCCTCGCAATGTATGCTGGGTATTCCCAGCTATGATCGCCCGCTGGTTCAGGGTGATACGAACACGCTACCGGTTACCATCACCGCTGACAACGCGAAAGGGAACTATCCTGACGACGCCGTGTTTAGCGGTAATGTGGATATTAACCAGGGCAACAGCCGCTTGCAGGCCGATGAAGTTCAGTTGCACCAGAAACAGCCAGAAGGCGCAGCTGAACCGGTACGAACGGTGGATGCGCTGGGTAATGTGCACTATGACGATAATCAGGTCATCCTGAAAGGTCCGAAAGCCTGGTCAAACCTGAATACCAAGGACACTAACGTCTGGGAAGGTGATTACCAGATGGTAGGCCGTCAGGGGCGCGGTAAAGCCGATCTGATGAAACAGCGCGGTGAAAACCGCTACACCATTCTGGAGAACGGGACCTTTACCTCCTGCCTGCCTGGCTCGGATACCTGGAGCGTGGTCGGTAGCGAAGTGATCCACGACCGCGAAGAGCAGGTGGCGGAGATCTGGAACGCCCGCTTTAAGCTCGGCCCGGTGCCGGTCTTCTACAGCCCGTATCTGCAATTGCCCGTGGGCGATAAACGTCGCTCCGGCTTCCTGATCCCGAACGCCAAGTACAGCACCTCAAACTATTTTGAGTTCTACCTGCCGTACTACTGGAACATCGCGCCCAACATGGACGCCACGATCACGCCGCACTATATCCACAAGCGCGGCAACATCATGTGGGAGAACGAGTTCCGCTACCTGACGCAGGCGGGTGAAGGTCTGATGGAGCTGGACTATCTGCCGTCCGATAAGGTCTTCCAGGATGAACACCCAACGGAAGGCGATAAACACCGCTGGTTATACTACTGGCAACATGCCGGGGTAATGGATCAGGTGTGGCGTTTTAACGTCAACTACACCAAGGTCAGCGATCCTTACTATTTTAACGACTTTACCTCGAAATACGGTTCCAGTACCGACGGCTACGCCACGCAGATCTTCAGCGCAGGTTATGCGGTCAAAAACTTTGATGCCACCGTATCGACCCGTCAGTTCCAGGTGTTCAGCAGCCAGAACGCCAGCACCTACGGTGCGGAACCACAGCTGGACGTCAACTGGTACCAGAATGACGTGGGGCCCTTTGATACCCGCATTTACGGCCAGGCCGTGCATTTCGTGAACACCAACTCCGACATGCCGGAAGCGACGCGTATTCACCTTGAGCCGACCATAAACCTGCCGGTATCCAACGACTGGGCGAGCCTGGATACCGAAGTGAAGCTGATGGCGACCCACTATCAGCAGGATAATCTGGAGACGTACAACGCGAATAACGGCACCCATCTGGAAGAGTCCGTTAACCGTACGCTGCCGCAGTTCAAAATGGACGGTAAGCTCATCTTCGAGCGCGACATGAACTGGAGCGAGGGTTGGACCCAGACGCTGGAGCCGCGCGCGCAGTACCTGTACGTGCCGTATCGCGATCAGAGTAATATCAATAACTACGACTCTTCCCTGCTGCAATCCGACTATAGCGGCCTGTTCCGCGACCGTACTTACGGTGGTCTGGACCGCATTGCCTCAGCTAACCAGGTCACAACCGGTGTCACAACTCGCGTATTTGATGATGCTGCGGTTGAACGTTTTAATGCTTCCATTGGTCAAATCTACTATTTCACCGAATCGCGTACTGGCGATGACTACATCAACTGGGAGAAAGACGACAAAACCGGCTCTCTGGTCTGGGCGGGAGATACCTACTGGCGCATGACGGATCGCTGGGGGCTGCGTGGCGGTCTGCAGTACGATACGCGTCTGGATAACATTGCTACCAGCAGTGCAACCGTAGAGTATCGTCGTGACGAAGACCGTATGGTTCAGCTGAGCTACCGTTATGCCAGCCCGGAGTATATCCAGGCAACGTTACCTAACTTCTCGACGGCCGAACAGTACAAAGAAGGCATTTCGCAGGTGGGTGGCACGGCAAGCTGGCCAATTGCCGATCGCTGGTCAGTTGTGGGGGCATACTACTTTGACACCAATCAGAGTAAGTCAGCGGATCAGATGCTGGGTCTGCAGTACAACTCCTGCTGTTACGCGATCCGCGTTGGTTATGAGCGTAAGCTGAATGGCTGGGATCCTGACAAAGGGCAGAGTGAATACGATAACGTCATCGGCTTTAACATCGAGCTGCGTGGCCTGAGCTCCAACTATGGTCTGGGTACTCAGCAGATGCTGCGCTCACCGATTCTGCCGTACCGTAG